One part of the Gemmatimonadaceae bacterium genome encodes these proteins:
- a CDS encoding purine-nucleoside phosphorylase, translating into MTNESGHSFEGIERAAAAVRGRFVRVPDVAIVLGTGLGGLAKAIEVEQVIEYGDIPGFPLSTVESHAGRLLCGTLAGKAVIAMQGRFHRYEGYSLQQVTFPVRVLRALGARTLVVSNACGGMHPLWEAGDLMLIADHINLLGDNPLLGRNDDRLGPRFPDMSEPYDVALRDAARAEARRQGITLREGVYVAVTGPNLETRAEYRMLRTLGADVVGMSTVPEVIVAVHGGMRVLGVSIITDMCLPDALEPASLEKIIAVAAKAEPQLTSLITGVLERV; encoded by the coding sequence GTGACTAACGAGAGCGGGCATTCCTTCGAGGGGATCGAGCGCGCGGCCGCGGCCGTGCGGGGGCGGTTTGTACGGGTCCCCGATGTGGCGATCGTGCTGGGGACTGGGCTGGGCGGCTTGGCGAAGGCGATCGAAGTCGAGCAGGTGATCGAGTACGGCGACATCCCGGGCTTCCCGTTGTCGACCGTGGAGTCGCACGCCGGGCGGTTGCTGTGCGGGACGCTCGCGGGGAAGGCGGTGATCGCGATGCAGGGGCGCTTCCATCGGTACGAAGGCTACTCGCTGCAGCAGGTCACCTTCCCGGTGCGCGTGCTTCGCGCGTTAGGCGCGCGGACGCTGGTGGTCTCCAATGCCTGCGGCGGGATGCACCCGTTGTGGGAGGCGGGCGACCTGATGCTCATCGCCGACCACATCAACCTGCTGGGCGACAACCCGCTCCTTGGGCGCAACGACGATCGCCTGGGGCCGCGCTTTCCCGACATGTCGGAGCCGTACGATGTCGCGCTGCGCGACGCGGCGCGCGCCGAGGCCAGGCGACAGGGGATCACGTTGCGCGAGGGCGTCTATGTCGCGGTGACCGGCCCTAACCTGGAAACGCGTGCCGAGTATCGGATGCTGCGCACGCTTGGCGCCGACGTCGTCGGGATGTCGACGGTGCCGGAGGTGATCGTCGCGGTGCATGGAGGGATGCGCGTCCTCGGCGTCTCGATCATCACCGACATGTGCCTCCCCGACGCGCTGGAGCCGGCATCGCTGGAGAAGATCATCGCCGTGGCGGCCAAGGCGGAGCCGCAGCTCACGTCGCTCATCACCGGCGTGCTGGAGCGGGTGTGA
- a CDS encoding DivIVA domain-containing protein, with the protein MTDESFHLTPLDIRRYDFGSALRGYDRARVDQFREQAAGEVERLVKQCQVLEGKAQGFHEQLRAFRERDKAINEALISAQQLRAEVREQAEREAQLILREARAEAERIVAGATNEIRKVQGDLELLTRQRRSYLAQLRTMVERQLSEIEAAEGSAAATPALRRDDPGTVSGAAAEARESDAAAAPEWIDSLFKEQ; encoded by the coding sequence CCGGCGCTACGACTTCGGGAGCGCACTGCGCGGTTACGATCGCGCGCGCGTCGACCAATTCCGGGAGCAGGCGGCTGGCGAGGTTGAGCGATTGGTGAAGCAGTGCCAGGTGCTCGAGGGGAAGGCGCAGGGCTTTCACGAGCAGCTGCGCGCCTTTCGCGAGCGCGACAAGGCCATCAACGAGGCGCTGATTTCGGCGCAGCAGCTGCGGGCCGAGGTGCGCGAGCAGGCGGAACGCGAGGCGCAGCTCATCCTGCGCGAGGCGCGCGCCGAGGCGGAGCGCATCGTGGCCGGCGCAACCAACGAGATCCGGAAGGTCCAGGGCGACCTGGAGCTCCTCACTCGGCAGCGGCGGAGTTACCTCGCGCAGCTACGCACGATGGTGGAGCGTCAGCTCTCGGAAATCGAGGCCGCCGAAGGGAGTGCGGCGGCGACGCCCGCGCTGCGGCGCGATGACCCTGGTACGGTTTCGGGCGCCGCGGCCGAGGCGCGCGAAAGCGATGCGGCGGCTGCCCCGGAGTGGATCGACTCGCTGTTCAAGGAACAGTAA